In Anaerobacillus alkaliphilus, a genomic segment contains:
- a CDS encoding P-II family nitrogen regulator, which yields MKSVNKGHKLIITIVKKGQAKKIVKASKQAGAEGGTVIFGRGTGVHENKSFLGIPIVPEKELILTLTTSDISDRVISAIEDEGRLCTPGSGLAIVIGTKAITGIAHLLGISTHSTQYLEGKTAVEKQAVLYDLIVTIVNKGDSDDVVDASKKAGAEGGTIISGRGTGIHEQAKLFNILIEPEKDIVLTLVDREKTKQVLEQIEEDVELNKPGKGIAFVLEVERTIGINHILNKMINDKFDQS from the coding sequence ATGAAAAGCGTAAACAAGGGGCATAAGCTCATTATTACAATAGTTAAAAAAGGACAAGCGAAAAAAATTGTTAAAGCTTCTAAACAAGCCGGAGCAGAAGGTGGAACAGTCATTTTTGGACGTGGAACAGGCGTTCATGAAAATAAATCATTTTTAGGAATTCCTATCGTCCCAGAAAAAGAGCTTATCTTAACTTTAACAACTTCGGATATTAGTGATAGAGTTATTTCGGCAATTGAAGACGAGGGAAGACTATGTACCCCTGGAAGTGGGCTTGCGATTGTCATCGGAACTAAGGCGATTACAGGTATAGCTCATTTACTTGGAATAAGCACGCACTCAACTCAATATCTGGAGGGGAAAACTGCGGTGGAAAAACAAGCTGTACTTTATGACCTGATCGTAACAATTGTAAACAAAGGTGACTCTGACGACGTTGTGGATGCGTCAAAGAAAGCTGGTGCGGAAGGTGGTACGATTATTTCAGGGCGAGGAACTGGTATCCATGAACAAGCAAAATTGTTTAATATTCTAATTGAACCTGAAAAAGATATTGTCTTAACACTTGTTGATCGAGAAAAAACAAAGCAAGTATTAGAACAAATTGAAGAAGATGTAGAGTTGAATAAACCTGGAAAAGGTATTGCCTTTGTCCTAGAAGTAGAAAGAACAATCGGGATTAACCATATATTAAATAAAATGATCAACGACAAATTTGATCAATCTTAA
- a CDS encoding DUF1538 domain-containing protein, whose translation MNIHIFKGFGHVLLEVTFALIPLVLFFLIFQVFFLKLDRKKLVNIAKGIVLSFLGLAFFLQGVHVGFFPVGELIGEKLGSLSDRWVLIPIGFVFGFVATFAEPAVRILNHEVEKVSGGYISQKVMLYTLSIGVAVSIALSMLRIIVGIPLWYFIIPGYLIALTLMYFSSNRFTAIAFDSGGVATGPMTVTFVLAIAVGVASVIDGRDPLLDGFGMIALVALSPIISVLTLGLLFEGKGREKQNEKRKQGA comes from the coding sequence ATGAACATACATATCTTTAAAGGCTTTGGTCATGTTTTGTTAGAGGTAACCTTTGCGTTAATCCCCTTAGTACTATTTTTCTTGATATTTCAGGTGTTCTTTTTAAAGCTCGATCGAAAAAAACTAGTGAATATAGCAAAAGGTATAGTATTATCATTTCTAGGATTAGCTTTCTTTCTACAAGGTGTCCATGTTGGATTTTTCCCCGTAGGTGAGCTAATCGGTGAAAAGCTAGGAAGTCTATCGGACCGTTGGGTGTTAATTCCTATTGGGTTTGTATTTGGGTTTGTTGCGACCTTTGCAGAACCTGCGGTAAGAATTTTAAATCATGAGGTAGAAAAGGTTTCTGGTGGTTATATTTCGCAAAAAGTAATGTTATACACGTTATCAATTGGAGTAGCGGTTTCGATTGCCCTATCCATGTTACGGATAATAGTAGGGATCCCCTTATGGTACTTTATCATTCCAGGGTATTTGATTGCCCTTACCTTAATGTATTTTTCATCCAATCGGTTTACAGCGATTGCCTTTGATTCAGGGGGAGTTGCTACAGGACCGATGACAGTGACATTTGTTCTTGCTATTGCTGTTGGTGTAGCTTCAGTGATTGATGGGCGTGATCCCCTATTAGACGGATTTGGTATGATCGCTTTGGTGGCTTTATCCCCAATTATTTCTGTTCTTACATTAGGGTTACTATTTGAAGGAAAGGGGCGAGAGAAACAGAATGAAAAGCGTAAACAAGGGGCATAA
- a CDS encoding DUF1538 domain-containing protein — protein sequence MHDLKDTIKEVVFAVIPLTVVVIILQFTIIWLPLEMFLQFLVGVVFVSVGLILFLLGVQIGLLPVGEMIGSALPKTNKLSLILFFGFLLGFVVTVAEPDVRVLATQIDLVSNGEISSNILIYSVALGVGIFVALALIRIIFNIKITHLLMVGYGIAFLLAAFTPANFIPISFDSGGVTTGPMTVPFILALGVGVASVLKGKATSSDSFGLVALASIGPILAVLILGVIYG from the coding sequence ATGCATGATCTCAAGGACACCATTAAAGAGGTGGTTTTTGCAGTAATTCCACTCACCGTAGTTGTCATTATTCTTCAATTCACGATTATCTGGTTACCATTAGAGATGTTTTTGCAGTTTTTAGTTGGTGTGGTTTTTGTCAGTGTAGGGCTCATTTTATTTCTATTAGGGGTTCAAATTGGTCTTCTTCCTGTTGGGGAGATGATTGGATCTGCGTTACCTAAGACCAACAAATTATCGTTGATTTTATTCTTCGGTTTTCTCCTAGGATTTGTAGTGACTGTTGCGGAACCGGACGTAAGAGTTTTAGCTACGCAAATTGATCTTGTTTCAAACGGTGAAATCTCTAGTAACATTCTTATCTATTCTGTAGCCTTAGGGGTTGGTATATTTGTAGCCCTTGCTCTAATAAGAATTATTTTTAATATAAAAATTACACATTTATTAATGGTAGGCTATGGCATAGCGTTCTTACTAGCAGCTTTTACACCAGCCAACTTTATCCCGATTTCGTTTGATTCAGGTGGTGTGACCACTGGCCCGATGACAGTACCTTTTATTCTAGCATTAGGTGTAGGTGTGGCTTCCGTACTGAAGGGAAAAGCTACTTCTAGTGACAGCTTTGGTTTAGTTGCCCTTGCTTCTATTGGTCCGATCCTAGCAGTTTTGATTTTAGGGGTGATATACGGATGA